Part of the Polyangium spumosum genome is shown below.
CATCCGAGCACGCTCGGCGCGTGCAGCGCGGAGCTCTTGCCCTCGCGGACGTCGAGCGCGAGCAGCGGCGCTCGCAAGCGCGCGACCAGCGTGCCCGGGCCGCGGAGCTGCACCATCCCGACCGCTTCGCCCTCCCCCGCGGGCATGCGGCCGTTCTCGTAGCTCATCGCCCCCTCGAACCCGCCGAGCAGATCCTCGCGCAGGTAAAGCGGCTCCTCCTCCAGGCTGATCGACACGAGCTCGTGGTCCGCGGGCGGCGCGAGCACGAGATCGCCGCGCCCCTCGAGCTCGACGAGCGCGTCACCCTCGCCGCCGAGCGGCTCCTCGAGCGACTTGCCGCGCATCCTGCGCATCATCGGCTTGTGCTTGAGCCCGCCCGCGTACGCCATCGAGCGCACGAGCGAAGGCCGAACCGCGAAACCACTCGTCGCCGCCACGAGCAACACGCCGCCCGGGTGCAGGGCGATCTTCCCCTCGGCCGGGAACGTGAGCGTGTGTCGTCGCCCGAGATCGGTCGGCGACAGCGGCCCACGCGGCGGCGTGTCCGAGTGCGCCTTCGTGTTCGTCGTGTTCGTCGCGGCTTGCGCCGCGCGCGCGGGCGTGGCCTCCGCGGCGGCGAGCAGCGCGTCCCAGCCGGCCGAGAGCGACTGCGGCAGGGCGCTCGAAGGCGTGAGGTCGGCCGAGCGATCGATCTCGTGGAACGAAGGCCTGCGCTCCGTGGTCGGCGTGCCGCCGCTCGCGTCCATCACCCGCCGCGCCATCGCGTCGTGGCCGCCCCGCGTGAACGCGTGCAGCGCGCGATCCGCGTCGCCGAGCGCCTGGTGCGCGAGGCCGAGGTAGCCCCACGCGCGTTTGTGCCCCGCGTGCGCGGAGACCACCTTCTCGAGCTCCTGCCGCGCCCGCGCGGGTTGCCCGGTCTTGAGCAAGCAGAGCGCGAAGTTCACGCGGGGCTCGTGCGCCTCGGGGTGATCGTGCACGAGCTTCTCGAAGACGCCGATCGCGCGTGGATAGAGGCCGAGCCGGAAGTAGACCACGCCGACCAGATCCTGGGCCTTCGCGTCCGCGGGCGAGAGCACGAGCGCCTGTTCGAGCTCCGCGCGCGCCTCCTCGAGGCGACCATCCTGCAAGAGCTCGCCGCCGCGATAGAGGTGGAACAAAAAGTCCTCTGCCGGATCACGCGTCGGGTGCGGCGGGGATGCTCGATCGGCCACGGCGCGAAGGGTACACGATGATCGCCTCGGGAAAAGGGCGCGCCGGGCGTTTTGCCCGCGCGCGGCCGGCGCGTCACGCAGCGGGGGCCGCCGCCGCGATGGCCTCTTCCAGCGTGAAGACGCGCTCGTAAAGCGCGCGACCGACGATCGCGGCGGCCACGCCCGGGACACGCGCGAGCGCGCGGAGGTGCTCGAGGGTCCCCACGCCGCCCGAGGCGATCACGGGAAAACCTCCCTTCTCGGCGAGCGCCGCGGTCGCCGTGACGTTCGGCCCGGCCTGCGTCCCGTCCCGCGCGACGTCCGTGTAGAGCAGCGCCGCCACGGGCGCGCCGGCGAGATCCCGCGCCACGTCGAGCGCCGTGCGTGTCGACGTCTCGACCCACCCCTCCACCGCGACGAACCCGTCCTTGGCGTCGAGCGCGACCACCACGCGCCCCGGGTGCGCGCTCGCGAGCGCCCGGACCATCACGACGTCGCGG
Proteins encoded:
- a CDS encoding tetratricopeptide repeat protein, producing the protein MADRASPPHPTRDPAEDFLFHLYRGGELLQDGRLEEARAELEQALVLSPADAKAQDLVGVVYFRLGLYPRAIGVFEKLVHDHPEAHEPRVNFALCLLKTGQPARARQELEKVVSAHAGHKRAWGYLGLAHQALGDADRALHAFTRGGHDAMARRVMDASGGTPTTERRPSFHEIDRSADLTPSSALPQSLSAGWDALLAAAEATPARAAQAATNTTNTKAHSDTPPRGPLSPTDLGRRHTLTFPAEGKIALHPGGVLLVAATSGFAVRPSLVRSMAYAGGLKHKPMMRRMRGKSLEEPLGGEGDALVELEGRGDLVLAPPADHELVSISLEEEPLYLREDLLGGFEGAMSYENGRMPAGEGEAVGMVQLRGPGTLVARLRAPLLALDVREGKSSALHAPSVLGWMGRVIPRALPPSEALGGARSFVVFSGEGTVLLHGR
- the hisA gene encoding 1-(5-phosphoribosyl)-5-[(5-phosphoribosylamino)methylideneamino]imidazole-4-carboxamide isomerase, which codes for MQILPAIDLFEGKAVRLHQGRYDAVTVYDADPVGLAARLRGKVEALHVVDLEGAREGRPVQKELVRAVVQAFGPGVEVGGGVRAAETAEQYLALGAERVVLGTAAIRDVVMVRALASAHPGRVVVALDAKDGFVAVEGWVETSTRTALDVARDLAGAPVAALLYTDVARDGTQAGPNVTATAALAEKGGFPVIASGGVGTLEHLRALARVPGVAAAIVGRALYERVFTLEEAIAAAAPAA